In one Pseudomonas sp. SCA2728.1_7 genomic region, the following are encoded:
- the thrS gene encoding threonine--tRNA ligase, with amino-acid sequence MPTITLPDGSQRSFDHPVSVAEVAASIGAGLAKATLAGKVNGQLVDASDIISSDATLQIITPKDEEGLEIIRHSCAHLVGHAVKQLYPTAKMVIGPVIDEGFYYDIAFERPFTPDDMAAIEQRMQQLIEKDYDVIKKVTPRAEVIEVFKARGEDYKLRLVEDMPNEQAMGLYYHEEYVDMCRGPHVPNTRFLKSFKLTKLSGAYWRGDAKNEQLQRVYGTAWADKKQLAAYIQRIEEAEKRDHRKIGKRLGLFHTQEESPGMVFWHPNGWTLYQVLEQYMRKIQRDNGYLEIKTPQVVDRSLWEKSGHWANYADNMFTTQSENRDYAIKPMNCPCHVQVFNQGLKSYRELPMRLAEFGACHRNEPSGALHGIMRVRAFTQDDAHIFCTEEQMQAESAAFIKLTMDVYRDFGFTDVEMKLSTRPEKRVGSDELWDRAEAALAAALDSAGLPYDLQPGEGAFYGPKIEFSLKDCLGRVWQCGTLQLDFNLPVRLGAEYVSEDNSRKHPVMLHRAILGSFERFVGILIEHYEGAFPAWLAPTQAVIMNITDKQADFVAEVEKTLNESGFRAKSDLRNEKIGFKIREHTLLKVPYLLVIGDKEVEMQTVAVRTREGADLGSMPVAQFAEFLAQAVSRRGRPDSE; translated from the coding sequence ATGCCAACTATTACTCTTCCCGACGGCAGTCAACGTTCATTCGATCACCCGGTTTCCGTAGCCGAGGTCGCCGCATCCATTGGTGCCGGTCTGGCCAAAGCCACCCTGGCCGGCAAGGTCAATGGCCAACTGGTCGACGCCAGCGACATCATCAGCAGCGACGCGACCCTGCAAATCATCACGCCAAAGGATGAAGAGGGGCTGGAGATCATTCGCCACTCTTGCGCTCACCTGGTTGGCCACGCTGTCAAGCAGTTGTACCCGACTGCGAAAATGGTCATCGGGCCGGTCATCGATGAAGGCTTCTATTACGACATCGCCTTCGAACGTCCTTTCACTCCGGACGACATGGCCGCTATCGAACAGCGCATGCAGCAGCTGATCGAAAAAGATTACGACGTGATCAAGAAAGTCACTCCGCGCGCCGAAGTGATCGAAGTGTTCAAGGCTCGTGGCGAAGACTACAAACTGCGCCTGGTCGAGGACATGCCGAACGAGCAGGCCATGGGCCTGTACTATCACGAAGAATACGTCGACATGTGCCGCGGTCCGCACGTGCCGAACACACGCTTCCTGAAATCCTTCAAGCTGACCAAGCTGTCCGGTGCCTACTGGCGCGGCGACGCCAAGAACGAGCAATTGCAGCGCGTTTACGGCACCGCCTGGGCAGACAAAAAGCAGCTGGCGGCTTACATCCAGCGCATCGAAGAAGCTGAAAAGCGCGATCACCGCAAGATCGGCAAGCGTCTGGGCCTGTTCCACACCCAGGAAGAATCCCCGGGCATGGTGTTCTGGCACCCGAACGGCTGGACTCTGTACCAGGTGCTCGAGCAGTACATGCGCAAGATCCAGCGCGACAACGGCTACCTTGAGATCAAGACCCCTCAAGTCGTTGACCGCAGCCTGTGGGAGAAATCCGGGCACTGGGCCAACTACGCCGACAACATGTTCACCACGCAGTCGGAAAACCGCGACTACGCCATCAAGCCAATGAACTGCCCGTGCCACGTGCAGGTGTTCAATCAAGGCCTGAAGAGCTACCGCGAGCTGCCGATGCGTCTGGCCGAGTTCGGTGCCTGCCACCGTAACGAGCCGTCGGGTGCGCTGCACGGCATCATGCGCGTGCGTGCGTTCACTCAGGACGACGCCCACATCTTCTGCACCGAAGAGCAGATGCAGGCTGAATCCGCTGCGTTCATCAAGCTGACCATGGACGTTTACCGCGACTTCGGCTTTACCGATGTCGAGATGAAACTGTCCACTCGTCCGGAAAAACGCGTCGGTTCCGACGAGCTGTGGGATCGCGCTGAAGCTGCACTGGCTGCAGCCCTTGATTCTGCGGGCCTGCCGTACGATCTGCAGCCGGGTGAGGGTGCGTTCTACGGTCCGAAGATCGAGTTCTCGCTGAAAGACTGCCTTGGTCGGGTCTGGCAATGTGGTACTCTGCAGCTCGATTTTAACCTGCCTGTCCGTTTGGGCGCTGAATATGTCTCCGAAGACAACAGCCGCAAACACCCAGTGATGTTGCACCGTGCGATCCTCGGTTCCTTCGAGCGTTTCGTCGGGATTCTGATCGAGCACTACGAAGGTGCGTTCCCTGCCTGGCTCGCGCCAACGCAGGCGGTGATCATGAATATCACTGATAAACAGGCAGATTTTGTTGCAGAAGTTGAAAAAACTCTCAACGAAAGCGGATTTCGTGCCAAGTCCGACTTGAGAAATGAAAAGATCGGCTTTAAAATCCGCGAGCATACTTTGCTCAAGGTTCCCTATCTCTTGGTAATCGGAGATAAGGAAGTCGAGATGCAGACTGTCGCTGTGCGTACTCGTGAAGGTGCTGACCTGGGCTCGATGCCCGTCGCCCAGTTCGCTGAGTTTCTCGCGCAAGCGGTTTCCCGGCGTGGTCGCCCAGATTCGGAGTAA
- the rplT gene encoding 50S ribosomal protein L20, with the protein MARVKRGVIARKRHKKILKLAKGYYGARSRVFRVAKQAVIKAGQYAYRDRRQKKRQFRALWIARINAGARVNGLSYSRFIAGLKKASIEIDRKVLADLAVNEKAVFAAIVEKAKATLA; encoded by the coding sequence ATGGCTCGTGTAAAGCGTGGCGTCATTGCCCGTAAGCGTCACAAAAAAATTCTGAAACTTGCTAAAGGCTACTACGGCGCACGCTCCCGCGTATTCCGTGTTGCCAAGCAAGCGGTAATCAAGGCAGGCCAATACGCCTACCGTGACCGTCGTCAGAAAAAACGTCAGTTCCGCGCTCTGTGGATCGCTCGTATCAACGCTGGTGCTCGTGTTAACGGTCTGTCCTACAGCCGTTTCATCGCTGGCCTGAAAAAAGCGTCCATCGAGATCGACCGTAAGGTTCTGGCTGATCTGGCAGTGAACGAAAAAGCGGTGTTTGCTGCGATTGTCGAGAAAGCTAAAGCCACCTTGGCTTAA
- the pheT gene encoding phenylalanine--tRNA ligase subunit beta, translating into MKFSEQWLRGWVSPQVNRDELVARLSMAGLEVDSVTPAAGVFSGVVVGEVLSTEQHPDADKLRVCQVSNGAETFQVVCGAPNVRPGLKIPFAMIGAELPGDFKIKKAKLRGVESNGMLCSQAELQVGEGNDGLMELPADAPVGEDFRVYLDLEDASIEVDLTPNRGDCLSLAGLAREVGALYDAPVTRPVVMSIPAVHDEVRSVEVLAPVACPRYLGRVIRNVDLSKPTPLWMVERLRRADVRSIDAAVDITNYVMLELGQPLHAFDLAEINGGIRVRMAEEGEKLVLLDGQEVSLRSDTLVIADHTRALAIAGVMGGEHSGVSATTRDVFLESAFFDQIAVAGKARSYGLHTDASHRYERGVDWQLAREAMERATGLLLEITGGEAGPIIETVSEQHLPSIAPITLRSQRITQMLGMEMDSAQVERLLGGLGLGITADGEGQWRVEVPSHRFDISLEVDLIEELARLYGYNRLPVRYPQARLAPQAKAEARSDLPELRRLLVARGYQEAITYSFIDPRQFELFNPGVEPLLLANPISNDMAAMRSSLWPGLVKALQHNLNRQQDRVRLFESGLRFVGQLEGLKQEPMLSGVVCGSRLPEGWAQGRDTVDFFDVKADVEAVLGFAGALDSFTFAPGKHPALHPGQTARIEREGREVGFIGAIHPELSKALGLDRPVFVFELVLAEVALGKMPKFHELSRFPEVRRDLALIAHKDVASAAVLDVIRENAGEWLTDLRLFDVYQGKGIDPDRKSLAVGLTWQHPSRTLNDDEVNSTTQNILTSLEQRLNATLRK; encoded by the coding sequence ATGAAATTCAGTGAACAATGGCTGCGTGGCTGGGTTAGCCCGCAGGTAAATCGCGACGAGCTGGTTGCTCGTCTGTCGATGGCTGGCCTGGAGGTCGATAGCGTGACCCCGGCCGCCGGTGTATTCAGCGGCGTGGTGGTGGGCGAGGTGCTAAGCACCGAGCAACACCCTGATGCCGACAAGTTGCGCGTGTGCCAGGTCAGCAATGGCGCGGAAACCTTTCAGGTCGTGTGCGGAGCGCCAAACGTGCGTCCGGGCCTGAAGATTCCGTTCGCCATGATCGGTGCCGAACTGCCGGGCGACTTCAAGATCAAGAAGGCCAAGCTGCGTGGCGTCGAGTCCAACGGCATGCTCTGCTCGCAAGCCGAGCTGCAGGTCGGTGAAGGCAATGACGGTCTGATGGAACTGCCGGCCGATGCGCCGGTGGGCGAAGATTTCCGTGTGTACCTGGATCTGGAAGACGCCAGCATCGAGGTCGACCTGACCCCGAACCGCGGCGACTGCCTGTCCTTGGCCGGTCTGGCCCGTGAAGTCGGCGCGCTGTACGACGCGCCGGTCACTCGTCCAGTGGTCATGAGCATTCCTGCCGTGCACGATGAAGTGCGTTCGGTAGAAGTGCTGGCGCCAGTAGCATGCCCGCGTTACCTGGGTCGCGTTATCCGTAACGTTGATCTGTCCAAGCCGACGCCGCTGTGGATGGTTGAACGTCTGCGCCGCGCCGACGTGCGCAGCATCGACGCTGCCGTCGACATCACCAACTACGTGATGCTCGAACTGGGCCAGCCGCTGCACGCTTTCGATCTCGCCGAAATCAATGGCGGCATTCGTGTGCGCATGGCGGAAGAGGGCGAGAAGCTGGTACTGCTCGACGGTCAGGAAGTCAGCCTGCGTAGCGATACGCTGGTGATTGCCGACCACACCCGCGCGCTGGCGATTGCCGGTGTCATGGGTGGTGAGCACAGTGGTGTCTCCGCGACCACTCGCGACGTATTCCTGGAATCCGCATTCTTCGACCAGATCGCTGTCGCTGGCAAGGCTCGTTCCTACGGCCTGCACACCGATGCGTCGCACCGCTACGAGCGTGGCGTCGACTGGCAACTGGCCCGTGAAGCCATGGAGCGCGCCACTGGCCTGCTGCTGGAAATCACTGGCGGTGAAGCCGGCCCGATCATCGAGACCGTCAGCGAGCAGCATCTGCCGTCGATCGCACCGATCACTTTGCGTTCCCAGCGCATCACCCAGATGCTCGGTATGGAAATGGATTCCGCGCAGGTCGAGCGTTTGCTCGGCGGTCTGGGTCTTGGCATTACTGCCGACGGTGAAGGCCAGTGGCGCGTAGAAGTGCCAAGCCATCGCTTCGACATCAGCCTGGAAGTCGATCTGATCGAAGAGCTGGCCCGTCTGTACGGCTACAACCGTCTGCCGGTTCGTTACCCGCAAGCGCGTCTGGCGCCGCAAGCCAAAGCTGAAGCGCGTAGCGATCTGCCGGAACTGCGCCGTCTGCTGGTGGCGCGTGGTTATCAGGAAGCGATCACTTACAGCTTCATCGATCCGCGTCAGTTCGAACTGTTCAACCCGGGCGTCGAGCCGCTGTTGCTGGCCAATCCGATTTCCAATGACATGGCTGCCATGCGCTCTTCGTTGTGGCCAGGTCTGGTCAAAGCGCTGCAGCACAACCTCAACCGCCAGCAAGATCGCGTGCGTCTGTTCGAAAGCGGTCTGCGCTTCGTTGGTCAGTTGGAAGGCCTGAAGCAAGAGCCGATGCTGTCCGGTGTGGTTTGCGGTAGCCGTCTGCCGGAAGGCTGGGCGCAAGGTCGCGACACGGTCGATTTCTTCGACGTCAAAGCTGACGTTGAGGCTGTGCTGGGCTTTGCCGGTGCACTGGATTCGTTCACTTTCGCTCCGGGCAAACACCCGGCGCTGCATCCGGGTCAAACCGCGCGCATCGAGCGCGAAGGGCGTGAAGTCGGTTTCATCGGCGCCATCCACCCGGAATTGTCGAAAGCCCTGGGTCTGGATCGTCCAGTCTTCGTTTTCGAGCTGGTTCTGGCTGAAGTGGCACTCGGTAAAATGCCGAAATTCCACGAGTTGTCGCGCTTTCCTGAAGTGCGTCGTGACCTTGCACTGATTGCGCACAAAGACGTCGCGTCCGCGGCCGTACTGGACGTAATCCGTGAAAATGCAGGCGAATGGCTCACAGATCTCAGGCTGTTTGACGTGTATCAGGGTAAAGGTATTGATCCTGATAGAAAAAGCCTTGCAGTTGGCTTGACCTGGCAGCATCCATCGCGCACTCTTAATGACGATGAGGTGAATTCGACGACGCAAAATATCCTCACCTCGCTCGAACAAAGGTTGAACGCCACGTTAAGGAAGTGA
- the rpmI gene encoding 50S ribosomal protein L35 yields MPKMKTKSGAAKRFLKTANGIKHKHAFKSHILTKMSTKRKRQLRGSSLLHPSDVAKVERMLRLR; encoded by the coding sequence ATGCCAAAAATGAAAACCAAAAGTGGTGCTGCTAAGCGGTTTCTGAAAACTGCTAACGGTATCAAGCACAAGCACGCTTTCAAGAGCCACATCCTGACTAAAATGTCGACCAAGCGTAAGCGTCAACTGCGCGGTAGCAGCTTGCTGCATCCGTCTGACGTGGCAAAAGTCGAGCGCATGCTGCGCCTTCGTTAA
- the pheS gene encoding phenylalanine--tRNA ligase subunit alpha — MENLDALVSQALEAVQSAEDINALEQIRVQYLGKKGELTQVMKTLGNLPAEERPQVGALINVAKERVTGVLNARMALFEEAELAAKLSAESIDVTLPGRGQTSGGLHPVTRTLERVEQFFTRIGYGIAEGPEVEDDYHNFEALNIPGHHPARSMHDTFYFNANMLLRTHTSPVQVRTMESKQPPIRIVCPGRVYRSDSDITHSPMFHQVEGLLVDRDINFADLKGTIEEFLRVFFEKELAVRFRPSYFPFTEPSAEVDMECVMCSGKGCRVCKQTGWLEVMGCGMVHPNVLRMSGIDPEEFSGFAFGMGVERLAMLRYGVNDLRLFFDNDLRFLAQFR; from the coding sequence ATGGAAAACCTGGATGCGCTGGTCTCTCAAGCACTAGAGGCTGTGCAAAGCGCTGAAGATATCAATGCCCTGGAGCAAATCCGGGTTCAATACCTTGGCAAAAAGGGCGAATTGACTCAGGTGATGAAGACCCTGGGGAATTTGCCGGCAGAAGAGCGTCCGCAAGTCGGCGCCCTGATCAACGTTGCCAAGGAACGTGTTACAGGCGTTCTCAATGCGCGCATGGCTCTGTTTGAAGAAGCCGAACTGGCTGCCAAACTGTCTGCCGAATCCATTGACGTGACATTGCCGGGCCGTGGCCAGACCTCCGGTGGTCTGCATCCGGTGACCCGGACTCTGGAACGTGTCGAGCAGTTCTTCACCCGCATCGGCTACGGCATTGCCGAAGGCCCTGAGGTCGAAGACGACTATCACAACTTCGAAGCGCTCAACATCCCAGGCCATCACCCGGCCCGGTCGATGCATGACACCTTCTATTTCAACGCCAACATGCTGCTGCGCACCCATACCTCGCCGGTACAGGTCCGCACCATGGAATCGAAGCAACCGCCGATTCGCATCGTCTGCCCAGGCCGCGTGTATCGCAGTGACTCCGATATCACCCACTCGCCGATGTTCCACCAGGTCGAAGGCCTGCTGGTTGATCGCGACATCAATTTTGCCGATCTCAAAGGCACCATCGAAGAATTCCTGCGGGTGTTCTTCGAGAAAGAGCTGGCCGTACGTTTCCGTCCTTCGTACTTCCCGTTCACCGAGCCATCCGCTGAAGTCGATATGGAATGCGTGATGTGCAGCGGAAAAGGCTGCCGTGTCTGCAAGCAGACCGGCTGGCTGGAAGTGATGGGCTGCGGCATGGTTCACCCGAACGTGCTGCGCATGTCCGGCATCGATCCGGAAGAGTTCTCCGGTTTTGCTTTCGGTATGGGCGTCGAGCGTCTGGCCATGCTCCGTTACGGCGTGAACGACTTGCGTCTGTTCTTCGACAACGACTTGCGGTTCCTCGCGCAATTTCGCTAG
- the infC gene encoding translation initiation factor IF-3, whose product MIIKREMRQDKRAAPKAPINENISAREVRLIGAEGEQLGIVSIEDALLKAEEAKLDLVEISADAVPPVCKLMDYGKSIFEKKKQVAAAKKNQKQIQVKEIKFRPGTEEGDYQVKLRNLVRFLSDGDRAKVSLRFRGREMAHQELGMELLKRVEADLLEYGSVEQHPKMEGRQLIMVIAPKKKK is encoded by the coding sequence ATTATTATTAAGCGTGAAATGAGACAAGATAAACGAGCTGCACCGAAAGCCCCGATCAACGAGAATATCTCGGCACGCGAGGTTCGGTTAATTGGGGCTGAAGGTGAACAGCTTGGGATTGTGTCAATTGAAGACGCGCTTCTTAAGGCTGAAGAGGCCAAACTGGATTTGGTGGAAATTTCCGCCGATGCAGTACCCCCTGTTTGCAAACTGATGGACTACGGCAAATCGATCTTCGAGAAGAAGAAACAGGTTGCCGCAGCCAAGAAAAACCAGAAGCAGATTCAGGTTAAAGAAATCAAGTTTCGTCCAGGGACGGAGGAAGGGGATTACCAGGTAAAACTGCGCAACCTGGTACGTTTCCTGAGTGATGGGGACAGGGCCAAGGTATCCTTGCGATTCCGCGGCCGTGAGATGGCCCACCAGGAGCTGGGGATGGAACTCCTCAAGCGGGTTGAAGCTGACCTGCTCGAGTACGGTTCGGTCGAACAGCATCCTAAGATGGAAGGACGCCAGCTGATCATGGTCATCGCCCCGAAAAAGAAGAAGTAA